Below is a genomic region from Staphylococcus carnosus.
TGTTGCACGCAACGAAGACAATTTACAAGCATTGAGAGCGAAAATTCAATCGCAACACCCTAAATTAGATGTAGTTATTAAATCAGTAGATTTATCAGAACCCAAAAAAGTACATCAACTTTATGAAGAACTCAATGATTATGAGCTTCAAACTCTTATTAATAACGCTGGCTTCGGAGATTTCAACCAAATCAGTGATCAAGATTTTGATAAAACAGAAAAAATGATACGTTTAAATGTTGAAGCATTGACAATTCTCACATCCCTATTTGTCAGAGATTATGAAAATGTCGAAGGTACCCAAGTTATCAACCTCTCTTCAGTTGCTGGTTATGAAATTTTCCCAGTTTCATTAACTTATACAGCCACTAAATATTATGTCTCTGCTTATACAGAAGGATTAAATGTATTGTTGAAAAACAAAGATGCCAAAATGCGTGCTAAAGTATTAGCTCCTGCACCTACAGACACTAAATTCATGCAGCGCTCTTTGGATAAAGATAACTTTGA
It encodes:
- a CDS encoding SDR family NAD(P)-dependent oxidoreductase, yielding MKYTLITGASSGIGYETALKFAERENNLILVARNEDNLQALRAKIQSQHPKLDVVIKSVDLSEPKKVHQLYEELNDYELQTLINNAGFGDFNQISDQDFDKTEKMIRLNVEALTILTSLFVRDYENVEGTQVINLSSVAGYEIFPVSLTYTATKYYVSAYTEGLNVLLKNKDAKMRAKVLAPAPTDTKFMQRSLDKDNFEYQGNVENYNTPEEMASYLLELYDSDKTIGLVNAETLKLELKDQFYPINNLSGDYD